From one Dama dama isolate Ldn47 chromosome 32, ASM3311817v1, whole genome shotgun sequence genomic stretch:
- the RNF122 gene encoding RING finger protein 122 isoform X2, whose product MHPFQWCNGCFCGLGLVSTNKSCSMPPISFQDLPLNIYMVIFGTGIFVFMLSLIFCCYFISKLRNQAQSERYGYKEVVLKGDAKKLQLYGTCAVCLEDFRGKDELGVLPCQHAFHRKCLVKWLEVRCVCPMCNKPIAGPSEASQSIGILLDELV is encoded by the exons ATGCACCCATTCCAGTGGTGTAACG GGTGTTTCTGTGGCCTGGGACTGGTGAGCACCAACAAGTCCTGCTCCATGCCCCCCATCAGTTTCCAAGACCTTCCCCTCAACATCTACATGGTCATCTTCGGCACGGGCATCTTCGTCTTCATGCTgagtctcatcttctgctgctatTTTATCAG CAAACTCCGGAACCAGGCACAGAGCGAACGATATGGATATAAAGAG gtggttcttAAAGGAGATGCCAAGAAGTTGCAGTTATACGGG ACCTGTGCCGTCTGTCTGGAAGACTTCAGGGGCAAGGACGAGCTGGGTGTGCTCCCGTGCCAACACGCCTTTCACCGCAA GTGTCTGGTAAAGTGGCTGGAGGTGCGCTGTGTCTGCCCCATGTGTAACAAGCCCATCGCTGGCCCCTCCGAGGCCTCCCAGAGCATCGGGATCCTGCTGGACGAGCTGGTGTGA
- the RNF122 gene encoding RING finger protein 122 isoform X1 — translation MHPFQWCNGCFCGLGLVSTNKSCSMPPISFQDLPLNIYMVIFGTGIFVFMLSLIFCCYFISKLRNQAQSERYGYKEVVLKGDAKKLQLYGQTCAVCLEDFRGKDELGVLPCQHAFHRKCLVKWLEVRCVCPMCNKPIAGPSEASQSIGILLDELV, via the exons ATGCACCCATTCCAGTGGTGTAACG GGTGTTTCTGTGGCCTGGGACTGGTGAGCACCAACAAGTCCTGCTCCATGCCCCCCATCAGTTTCCAAGACCTTCCCCTCAACATCTACATGGTCATCTTCGGCACGGGCATCTTCGTCTTCATGCTgagtctcatcttctgctgctatTTTATCAG CAAACTCCGGAACCAGGCACAGAGCGAACGATATGGATATAAAGAG gtggttcttAAAGGAGATGCCAAGAAGTTGCAGTTATACGGG CAGACCTGTGCCGTCTGTCTGGAAGACTTCAGGGGCAAGGACGAGCTGGGTGTGCTCCCGTGCCAACACGCCTTTCACCGCAA GTGTCTGGTAAAGTGGCTGGAGGTGCGCTGTGTCTGCCCCATGTGTAACAAGCCCATCGCTGGCCCCTCCGAGGCCTCCCAGAGCATCGGGATCCTGCTGGACGAGCTGGTGTGA